The Pseudomonas eucalypticola genome has a window encoding:
- a CDS encoding DUF3320 domain-containing protein translates to MDDSVQPVPAPEAPLPKELKILATLVSKLNLADFQNAIPVIRELRILNETDKRYLNATLTLTSSPAVFKPKIWRIDEISAGAFQIIPGLDLVLDGALLGRLTEAEGSTFTFLLEADDREAGAGRTEVLRTEHVVELLPRNQWGGLAHIPDMTAAFVQPNDSAVERLLKQAADVLRKSDRPSALDGYEGGAKRAWELASAIWAAVARMKLDYALPPASFEQFGQKVRSPSQVTDSGLATCLDLALFFCAALEQAGLNPVMVFTHGHAFAGLWLKPEEFTTALVDDVTTIRKRVKLKELVLFETTLITQHPICSFSYAAERGTLQVAEDAEVPFQMLLDIRRARLQRIKPLASAEAQGARPVDTDETGISNLGVESNADLPVDNAQVADVDVSKLDPADRLGRWQRKLLDLSLKNNLLNFKTGKRALKLEAPDPGALEDLLASGQSLRLLTRPDLMDGADPRERALYEQREREDVRRRHAEDALKRREVFVALSSAEMDSRLTELYRGARTALQEGGANTLFLALGFLSWTREDRADQRYRAPLVLIPVTLERRSARSGFSIVLHDDEPRFNPTLIEMLRQDFELGLGSLEHELPHDDSGLDIAGIWRHVGHAIKDVPGWELNEDVVLSMFSFAKYLMWKDLAENEGHLRQSPVVQHLLDTPRDSFASDLTFPEARALDRDFGPADVFCPLPSDSSQLSAVMAASKGKDFVLIGPPGTGKSQTIANMIAQSIAQNRRVLFVSEKIAALDVVYRRLREIGLGEFCLEVHSSKARKTDVLAQLQSAWEAKGQVDTAAWEAEALRLSALRDSLNLYVERLHRRHRNGYSIYEAIGVVTGGVDVPHVSLAWPTPEFHDHKALLDLREVGDRLEVNAQAVGFDQLAGHALSVVGQTDWSPHWQQQFVQAARDAIPAVEAVQRAADKFIGLTGLPSASLTPTGLQGLSALSEVLPEAAGHDWRFALRPDARTLAQRLGEGCEHIEQHRQLSAGLSAPWPSAVVTQAKHALDLLQQRRETLEQVGPVWSESTQTVLTQAIGLLAQIAALRQQLSVNYADSVEALNIDQLQQQWNAAKATFWPKSWFAKRQIMAVLAATQAAPGELDAGKDLDIWSQIRVVRKAINALEPTGEAAAVWKGAESDALHLEVSLRLQQAISAQKGNNTWTDEGLEAVDQGHLGEALKAELSRLRKIVRLDGEMVELGSLDEQVHGLWKGLDTYVDGLCAALKFQADKREIVERGKLSDEHSLVEAGTCGALLKADFELLRQRSGVERQLADLVDLKESIPLWRDLKTKLEHARQAIVFQSRLAAALAKLALNPEQISAYKAPLSTLLGDGNALLEPEGSIVLAGVALRDRLAQLAERTDQFVTVGHFTGPGAAAVVEQTLDSFKQSCHTVILSEPRLKSWCAWRKVRDEAYMLGLGTLVESMEVGSTGVASVRRHLEVNYARWWLNATVDNEAVIRTFVSVEHEQRIRDFRVLDDRFTALTRDWLRARLCADLPSQDSVSRSSEWGLLRHEMGKKTRHIPLRELMSRAPEALTKLTPCLLMSPLSIAQYLPPGTAPFDLVIFDEASQIPVWDAIGAMARGRQVVMVGDPKQLPPTSFFDRAESTAEDEDVEADLESILDECISANLPTRNLNWHYRSRHESLIAFSNQRYYNSKLVTFPSPHTADKAVKLCPVAGVYEKGGSRTNPVEAWALVAHLVARLKSPEFRASGQTVGVVTFNGEQQKLIHDLLDDACRKDPSLEPYFAESELEPVFVKNLESVQGDERDIIYFSITYAKDAAGVMSMNFGPLNRQGGERRLNVAVTRARHELLVFSSLRPEYIDLARTQAVGVKDLKHFLEFAERGAAALVEANSGSVGGFDSPFEEAVAAVLVKKGWQVHTQIGVSSFRIDLGIVDPDAPGRYLAGVECDGATYHRSATARDRDKLREHVLRGLGWDIVRIWSTDWWVDAAGTAEKVHQSLSALLANARAKQAQIDATQEAARQQVDAAVAEAIAIADEVGQVLAPDVQAPGANDPDGALPQLLYAGAAAPAPASAAALAPALHALTVARPVYREVDPAQAVDSVDPDRFFDAGYTPVLEQMITYVIDQEGPVLDTVLARRIARAHGWVRTGSRIRDRVDQLAKGRFRSHEEEQVGVFYWPAALEHDGLAVFRGADEEDAIRSLMEICLPELGALVEEMVARGLSGEALVYAVSREAGVQKLTHAGRARIERAVRRLGD, encoded by the coding sequence ATGGACGACTCCGTTCAGCCTGTTCCGGCACCTGAAGCCCCGCTGCCCAAAGAACTCAAAATCCTCGCCACGCTGGTTTCCAAACTTAACCTGGCAGATTTCCAAAACGCTATCCCGGTCATTCGCGAACTGCGGATTCTAAACGAAACGGATAAGCGTTACCTGAATGCAACGCTTACCCTGACTTCGTCGCCAGCGGTGTTCAAACCCAAGATCTGGCGCATTGATGAGATCAGTGCAGGAGCATTCCAGATCATTCCCGGCCTAGACCTGGTGCTCGACGGCGCATTGCTCGGGCGTCTGACAGAAGCAGAAGGCTCAACCTTCACTTTCTTGCTTGAAGCCGACGACCGTGAAGCCGGCGCTGGCCGCACAGAGGTGCTGCGCACTGAGCATGTGGTTGAACTGTTACCTCGCAACCAGTGGGGTGGTCTGGCACACATACCGGACATGACCGCCGCCTTTGTGCAGCCGAACGACAGCGCCGTTGAGCGCTTGCTCAAGCAGGCGGCGGATGTGTTGCGCAAAAGCGACAGGCCTTCGGCTTTGGATGGCTATGAAGGTGGCGCCAAGCGGGCGTGGGAGTTGGCTTCGGCGATCTGGGCTGCCGTGGCGCGCATGAAGCTGGACTACGCGCTACCGCCCGCCAGTTTCGAGCAGTTTGGTCAAAAGGTCCGCAGCCCTAGCCAAGTAACCGATAGCGGCTTGGCTACGTGCCTGGACCTGGCGCTGTTTTTCTGTGCAGCACTGGAGCAGGCAGGTCTGAACCCGGTGATGGTCTTTACGCATGGCCATGCTTTCGCCGGCCTGTGGCTCAAGCCCGAGGAGTTCACCACGGCGCTCGTCGACGACGTTACCACTATCCGCAAGCGGGTAAAGCTAAAAGAGCTGGTGTTGTTCGAGACGACCCTTATTACCCAGCACCCCATTTGTTCATTCTCTTATGCGGCGGAGCGGGGAACCCTTCAGGTTGCCGAAGACGCGGAAGTGCCATTCCAAATGCTGTTGGATATTCGGCGAGCACGGCTACAGCGCATCAAACCGCTTGCTAGCGCGGAAGCGCAAGGTGCGCGTCCCGTTGACACTGATGAGACCGGAATATCGAATCTTGGCGTTGAAAGTAATGCGGATTTGCCAGTCGATAACGCTCAGGTAGCAGACGTCGATGTTTCCAAACTGGACCCGGCAGACCGCCTGGGCCGCTGGCAGCGTAAGCTTCTGGACCTTTCCCTCAAGAATAACCTGCTCAACTTCAAGACCGGCAAGCGCGCCCTCAAGCTCGAAGCGCCAGACCCGGGTGCGCTCGAGGATCTCCTGGCCAGTGGCCAATCACTTCGCCTGCTGACCCGCCCAGACTTGATGGACGGCGCGGACCCTCGCGAGCGTGCGCTCTACGAACAGCGTGAGCGGGAAGATGTGCGGCGTCGCCATGCGGAGGATGCGCTGAAGCGGCGAGAAGTCTTCGTCGCGCTATCCAGTGCGGAGATGGACTCACGGCTCACCGAACTCTACCGCGGTGCCCGAACCGCGTTGCAAGAGGGTGGGGCTAACACGCTATTCCTGGCACTCGGCTTCCTCAGCTGGACACGCGAGGATCGCGCCGACCAACGCTACCGCGCTCCTCTGGTGTTGATCCCCGTTACGCTTGAACGCAGGAGTGCCCGGTCTGGGTTCTCCATCGTGTTGCACGATGATGAGCCACGCTTCAACCCTACGCTTATCGAGATGCTGCGCCAGGACTTCGAGCTTGGGCTCGGTTCGCTCGAGCACGAACTGCCCCACGACGACTCAGGCCTGGACATCGCTGGAATCTGGCGGCATGTCGGTCATGCGATCAAGGACGTACCAGGTTGGGAGCTGAATGAAGACGTAGTGCTGTCGATGTTCTCGTTCGCCAAATACCTGATGTGGAAGGACCTGGCGGAGAACGAGGGTCACCTGCGGCAAAGTCCGGTGGTTCAGCACCTGCTGGACACGCCGCGAGACTCGTTCGCTTCTGACCTGACGTTCCCTGAGGCCCGGGCACTGGACCGTGACTTCGGTCCAGCCGACGTGTTCTGCCCACTGCCATCCGACTCCTCGCAGCTTTCCGCGGTGATGGCCGCCTCCAAGGGCAAGGATTTCGTGCTGATCGGCCCGCCAGGCACGGGTAAAAGCCAGACCATCGCCAACATGATCGCGCAGTCCATCGCCCAGAACCGCCGCGTGCTGTTTGTTTCTGAAAAGATCGCGGCGCTGGATGTGGTGTACCGCCGGCTTCGGGAAATCGGCCTTGGGGAGTTCTGTTTGGAGGTCCACTCCAGCAAGGCACGGAAAACCGATGTGCTGGCTCAGCTGCAATCCGCGTGGGAAGCCAAGGGGCAGGTCGATACCGCCGCGTGGGAAGCCGAAGCGCTACGTTTGAGTGCGCTGCGAGACAGCTTGAACCTGTATGTGGAGCGCCTGCACCGCCGCCACCGTAACGGTTACTCCATCTATGAAGCCATTGGTGTCGTCACTGGCGGCGTAGACGTGCCGCATGTTTCGTTGGCGTGGCCGACCCCGGAGTTCCACGACCACAAGGCGTTGCTTGATCTGCGTGAAGTAGGCGACCGGTTGGAGGTCAACGCCCAGGCTGTCGGGTTCGACCAACTTGCAGGCCATGCACTGTCTGTAGTCGGGCAGACAGATTGGTCACCCCACTGGCAACAGCAATTTGTACAAGCTGCGCGCGACGCTATTCCGGCCGTCGAGGCCGTGCAGCGCGCCGCAGATAAGTTTATCGGGTTGACCGGGTTACCTTCAGCAAGTCTCACACCCACCGGCCTGCAAGGCTTGTCAGCCTTGTCCGAGGTTCTGCCAGAAGCCGCAGGCCACGACTGGCGCTTCGCCCTGAGGCCCGATGCCCGTACCTTGGCCCAGCGGTTGGGGGAGGGCTGCGAACACATCGAACAACATCGTCAACTGAGCGCGGGCCTTTCGGCACCCTGGCCGTCAGCGGTCGTCACCCAAGCGAAGCACGCCTTGGACCTACTCCAGCAGCGCCGTGAGACTTTGGAGCAGGTGGGCCCGGTCTGGTCCGAATCAACCCAGACGGTACTGACCCAGGCGATTGGCTTGTTGGCGCAGATAGCGGCGCTCAGGCAGCAGTTGTCGGTGAATTATGCCGATTCCGTCGAAGCGTTGAATATCGATCAGCTACAGCAGCAATGGAATGCGGCCAAAGCCACCTTTTGGCCCAAGTCCTGGTTTGCCAAGCGGCAAATCATGGCCGTGCTGGCGGCTACGCAAGCAGCGCCGGGTGAACTGGATGCGGGCAAGGACCTGGATATCTGGAGCCAGATTCGCGTCGTACGCAAGGCCATCAACGCGCTCGAACCTACCGGCGAAGCGGCTGCGGTTTGGAAGGGCGCCGAGTCGGATGCATTGCATTTGGAAGTCAGCCTTCGATTGCAGCAGGCGATCAGCGCGCAGAAGGGCAACAACACTTGGACGGATGAAGGATTGGAAGCGGTAGACCAAGGCCATCTGGGCGAAGCGCTAAAAGCAGAGCTCAGCCGACTACGAAAAATAGTGCGGCTCGATGGTGAAATGGTCGAACTGGGTTCCCTCGACGAGCAAGTACACGGCTTGTGGAAAGGGCTGGATACTTACGTCGATGGGCTCTGTGCGGCGCTTAAATTCCAGGCCGACAAGCGTGAAATCGTCGAGCGCGGCAAGCTGTCAGACGAGCACTCACTGGTTGAGGCCGGTACTTGCGGTGCCCTGCTGAAGGCTGACTTCGAGCTGCTTCGCCAGCGGTCAGGGGTCGAACGACAGCTGGCTGATCTGGTGGATTTAAAAGAGTCGATTCCGTTGTGGCGCGACCTTAAAACCAAGCTTGAGCACGCCCGTCAAGCCATTGTATTTCAGTCACGGCTTGCCGCTGCCCTCGCCAAGCTGGCGCTGAACCCAGAGCAGATATCAGCCTACAAAGCGCCATTGAGCACGTTGCTCGGCGATGGCAATGCACTTCTTGAACCTGAGGGCTCCATTGTCCTGGCCGGGGTAGCCTTGCGCGATAGGCTCGCGCAATTGGCGGAGCGCACCGACCAGTTCGTCACGGTAGGGCATTTCACCGGGCCGGGAGCGGCGGCCGTCGTCGAGCAGACCCTGGACTCGTTCAAACAAAGTTGCCATACCGTCATCCTGTCCGAGCCGCGTCTGAAATCCTGGTGCGCCTGGCGCAAGGTTCGGGATGAAGCCTATATGCTGGGCTTGGGCACCTTGGTGGAATCCATGGAAGTCGGCAGCACCGGCGTCGCCAGTGTCCGCCGCCACCTCGAAGTGAACTACGCCCGTTGGTGGTTGAACGCGACGGTCGACAACGAAGCCGTGATTCGTACCTTCGTCAGCGTTGAACACGAACAGCGCATTCGCGATTTTCGCGTGTTGGATGACCGCTTTACCGCGTTGACTCGTGATTGGCTACGGGCACGGCTGTGCGCGGACCTGCCCAGCCAGGACAGCGTCAGCCGATCTTCGGAATGGGGGCTGCTGCGCCACGAGATGGGCAAGAAAACCCGGCACATCCCTCTGCGTGAGCTGATGAGTCGGGCTCCCGAGGCGTTGACCAAGCTGACGCCTTGCCTGTTGATGAGCCCGCTATCGATTGCCCAATACCTGCCGCCTGGTACTGCACCCTTCGATCTGGTGATTTTCGATGAGGCCTCACAGATCCCCGTGTGGGACGCTATCGGCGCCATGGCGCGCGGGCGCCAGGTGGTGATGGTCGGAGACCCGAAGCAGCTGCCGCCGACCTCGTTCTTTGATCGCGCTGAATCCACGGCTGAAGATGAAGATGTTGAAGCTGATCTGGAAAGTATTCTCGATGAATGCATCAGCGCCAACCTGCCCACTCGCAACCTCAACTGGCACTATCGCAGCCGCCACGAGAGCCTGATCGCGTTCTCCAACCAGCGTTACTACAACTCGAAACTGGTCACGTTCCCATCCCCCCATACGGCTGACAAAGCGGTCAAGCTGTGTCCGGTGGCGGGCGTGTACGAGAAAGGCGGGTCTCGCACCAACCCCGTTGAAGCATGGGCGCTAGTTGCGCATCTGGTCGCCAGGTTGAAATCTCCCGAATTCCGGGCGTCTGGCCAAACCGTGGGCGTAGTGACCTTCAACGGCGAGCAGCAGAAACTCATCCACGACCTGCTGGATGATGCCTGCCGCAAAGACCCTTCGCTGGAGCCGTATTTTGCCGAGTCCGAACTTGAGCCGGTGTTCGTCAAGAACCTGGAAAGCGTGCAGGGTGATGAGCGTGACATCATCTACTTCTCGATCACCTACGCCAAGGATGCAGCGGGCGTCATGTCGATGAACTTCGGCCCCCTGAACCGCCAAGGTGGCGAGCGCCGGCTTAACGTGGCCGTTACCCGGGCTCGGCATGAACTGTTGGTGTTCTCCAGCTTGCGTCCCGAATATATCGACCTGGCTCGCACACAAGCCGTCGGCGTCAAAGACCTCAAGCACTTCCTGGAATTCGCCGAGCGTGGCGCAGCCGCGTTGGTCGAGGCCAACTCTGGCAGCGTGGGCGGCTTCGACAGCCCGTTCGAAGAAGCAGTTGCCGCGGTGCTGGTGAAAAAAGGCTGGCAGGTTCACACCCAGATAGGGGTGTCGTCCTTCCGCATCGACCTGGGGATAGTCGACCCCGACGCGCCTGGCCGCTATCTGGCAGGCGTGGAATGCGATGGCGCCACTTACCACCGCAGTGCCACGGCTCGTGACCGCGACAAACTGCGTGAACACGTGCTGCGCGGCCTGGGCTGGGATATCGTGCGCATCTGGTCGACGGACTGGTGGGTGGACGCGGCCGGTACAGCGGAAAAAGTGCATCAGAGCCTTTCGGCGCTGCTGGCGAACGCTCGCGCTAAACAGGCACAGATAGATGCCACTCAAGAAGCCGCCCGGCAGCAGGTGGACGCTGCGGTGGCCGAGGCTATCGCCATTGCCGATGAGGTGGGGCAAGTACTGGCGCCAGACGTGCAGGCGCCGGGTGCCAATGATCCGGACGGCGCATTGCCACAGCTGCTTTATGCAGGCGCCGCGGCGCCTGCACCTGCATCTGCGGCGGCTCTCGCGCCAGCGTTGCACGCGCTCACGGTTGCCCGGCCGGTTTACCGCGAAGTAGACCCGGCTCAGGCAGTGGACAGCGTGGACCCGGATCGGTTCTTCGATGCGGGATACACCCCGGTTCTTGAGCAGATGATCACCTATGTAATCGATCAAGAAGGCCCCGTGCTCGACACGGTGCTGGCGCGCCGCATCGCACGGGCCCATGGCTGGGTGCGTACAGGGTCGCGGATTCGGGATCGTGTCGACCAATTGGCGAAAGGACGTTTCCGCTCTCATGAGGAAGAACAGGTCGGCGTGTTTTATTGGCCGGCAGCGCTGGAGCACGATGGCTTGGCTGTTTTCCGGGGGGCGGATGAAGAAGATGCGATTCGGAGTTTGATGGAAATTTGCTTGCCTGAGCTCGGAGCGCTGGTAGAGGAAATGGTGGCGCGTGGGTTATCGGGGGAGGCGTTGGTATATGCGGTGTCGCGCGAGGCGGGGGTGCAGAAGCTGACGCATGCGGGGCGGGCGCGGATTGAGCGGGCGGTTCGGCGGCTAGGGGACTAG
- a CDS encoding gamma-glutamylcyclotransferase family protein — MTLHQDFKILLFSYGTLQDKAVQVANFGRELTGQPDHMAGYKESYVEITDPEVIATSGKTHHPIVIPSANPEETVPGMVFQITPEELRAADAYEVSDYKRVAVGLVSGLTAWVYVKA, encoded by the coding sequence ATGACGCTGCATCAGGACTTTAAAATTTTGCTATTTTCTTATGGCACCTTGCAGGACAAGGCCGTTCAGGTCGCCAACTTTGGCCGAGAGCTAACCGGGCAGCCGGATCACATGGCCGGTTACAAAGAGTCCTACGTTGAAATTACTGACCCGGAGGTGATTGCCACCAGCGGGAAAACGCACCATCCAATAGTCATCCCTAGTGCAAACCCTGAAGAGACTGTTCCAGGCATGGTCTTCCAGATAACCCCAGAAGAGCTACGTGCAGCGGACGCCTACGAGGTTTCCGACTACAAGCGTGTTGCAGTGGGGCTCGTCTCCGGGTTGACGGCATGGGTGTATGTAAAGGCCTAA
- a CDS encoding IS256 family transposase has product MTKPTIALTELVEKGADADLLKQMIQFVAQRMMEFDVEGLCGAGFDVKSPDRTNSRNGYRDRLWQTRAGDVDLKIPKLRQGSYFPGFLEPRRTAEKAMAAVIQEAYIQGVSTRSVDELVKAMGMTGISKSQVSRLAGEIDERVHAFLDRPLEGDWPYLWIDATYVKVREAGRIVSVAVIIAVAVNTDGGREVLGMRVGPSEAEPFWTDFLRSLMRRGLRGVKLVISDAHEGLKAAVSKVFNATWQRCRVHFMRNAMAHVGKGQRTMVAALLRTVFAQDSRTECHQQWRLVADQLREKYPKIATLMDGCEDEVLAHMAFPKAHRQQLHSTNPLERLNAEIKRRTDVVGIFPNDPAITRLVGAMLLEQNDEWCLQRRYMQLEAFEAVSDNPQAKLSAVIN; this is encoded by the coding sequence ATGACCAAGCCCACTATCGCATTGACCGAGTTGGTTGAGAAAGGGGCAGATGCTGATCTGCTCAAGCAAATGATCCAGTTCGTTGCCCAGCGCATGATGGAGTTCGACGTCGAAGGCCTGTGCGGCGCCGGCTTCGATGTCAAAAGCCCAGACCGGACGAACAGCCGCAACGGCTACCGTGATCGCCTCTGGCAAACCCGCGCTGGCGATGTCGACCTAAAGATCCCGAAACTGCGTCAGGGTAGCTATTTCCCCGGCTTTCTAGAGCCACGCCGTACTGCCGAGAAGGCTATGGCGGCGGTGATCCAGGAGGCCTATATCCAGGGTGTTTCAACGCGTTCAGTGGACGAGCTGGTCAAAGCCATGGGCATGACCGGCATCTCCAAGAGCCAGGTGTCACGGCTGGCTGGCGAGATTGATGAGCGGGTCCACGCCTTCCTTGATCGCCCACTTGAAGGCGACTGGCCCTATCTCTGGATCGATGCTACTTACGTCAAGGTGCGGGAGGCCGGGCGCATCGTCTCGGTCGCCGTCATAATCGCCGTGGCCGTGAACACCGATGGTGGCCGCGAAGTCCTGGGCATGCGGGTTGGCCCTTCGGAAGCCGAGCCGTTCTGGACAGACTTCCTGCGAAGCCTTATGCGGCGTGGCCTGCGTGGCGTAAAGCTGGTCATCTCTGACGCCCACGAAGGGCTCAAGGCCGCTGTTTCCAAGGTCTTCAACGCGACTTGGCAGCGTTGCCGCGTGCACTTCATGCGCAACGCCATGGCCCATGTCGGCAAGGGGCAACGCACCATGGTGGCGGCGCTCCTGCGTACGGTTTTCGCCCAAGACAGCCGTACCGAATGCCATCAGCAGTGGCGCCTGGTCGCCGATCAACTGCGCGAAAAGTACCCCAAGATCGCAACGCTCATGGACGGCTGCGAGGATGAAGTGCTGGCGCACATGGCGTTTCCCAAGGCGCACCGGCAGCAGTTGCACAGCACCAATCCACTGGAGCGGCTCAATGCCGAGATCAAGCGCCGCACCGATGTCGTGGGTATCTTTCCCAACGATCCGGCGATCACACGGCTGGTAGGCGCGATGCTGTTGGAGCAGAACGACGAGTGGTGCCTGCAACGGCGTTATATGCAGTTGGAGGCCTTTGAGGCAGTCAGCGATAATCCACAGGCCAAGCTGTCGGCCGTGATCAACTAA
- a CDS encoding TonB-dependent siderophore receptor: MPISYPRPQQRSTLRPLLLSSLLASAWLPCPPLQAATTQQETNRDYSIAAGDLDPALNQFAQASGILLSIDGSLTAGKRTGGLQGRHGVVDALARLLAGSGLRSVQHGDTWSVEAVPQRDGSLELAPSSVVASALGATTEGTGSYTTGSTATATKMAMSLRETPQSVTVITRQRMDDENVQSLDDVARTTPGITYTKIGTERSTYYARGFEINDLQFDGIPTNVSENYSMDVMSTANMAIYDRVEIVRGANGLMQGTGNPSAAINLVRKRPTRDFRLSAELGTGSWDNYRSQVDVSGPLTDDGRVRGRAVAYYNTANSFRDGAGKDNQLLYLVGEADLDDATTLTVGATLQQDRNNGYDWGGLNTRVDGSFYPLSRSASLAGKWAYLDKTNYTVFSDLTHQFDNDWKLTLAVNAISSDAQFLSSYPARVTSNTSGNQYTLPISKVGYDDRQYGFDLYATGPFSALGREHQLVFGANLRRDDFDAAIYKATNTPSIDITSFDWDSIATPIVNPASRADYNYVRKEKGVYGATRLSLTDSLSLILGSRVSWSDYAIDSPSTVDSYKENRHVVPYAGLVFDLDTHHTLYASYTEIYKTQSYFGVGNKLLAPIEGENYEAGIKGEYFGGRLNTSLALFQTNLTHMPEAIAGASTCGVTGTSSCYEEGGKVRNNGFEIEINGQPAEGWNLGAGFTYSDPEYVAGKNKGTDYYTRIPRRLLKLSTDYRLPGSLNQWRAGGEVFAQSRTYSQASTYDIEQGGYALVNLHLNYQIDEHFNVQYNLNNALDRTYYQTLPTSNNFGGLFYGEPRNFAVTLRYQY; this comes from the coding sequence ATGCCGATCTCATATCCCCGCCCCCAGCAGCGCTCGACATTGCGCCCGCTGCTGCTCAGCTCGCTGCTGGCCAGCGCCTGGCTGCCCTGCCCGCCGCTACAGGCGGCTACCACGCAGCAGGAAACCAACCGTGACTACAGCATCGCGGCCGGCGACCTGGACCCTGCGCTGAACCAGTTCGCGCAGGCGTCGGGCATTCTGCTGTCGATTGACGGCAGCCTTACCGCAGGCAAGCGCACCGGCGGCCTGCAGGGGCGCCACGGCGTGGTGGATGCGCTCGCGCGACTGTTGGCCGGCAGCGGTCTGCGCAGCGTGCAGCACGGCGATACCTGGTCTGTGGAGGCCGTGCCCCAGCGCGATGGCAGCCTGGAGCTGGCGCCCTCCTCAGTGGTGGCCAGCGCGCTGGGCGCGACCACCGAAGGAACCGGTTCCTACACGACCGGCTCCACCGCCACCGCGACGAAAATGGCCATGAGCCTGCGCGAAACACCGCAGTCGGTGACAGTCATCACCCGTCAGCGGATGGATGACGAGAACGTGCAATCGCTGGACGACGTCGCCAGGACCACGCCCGGTATCACCTACACCAAGATCGGTACCGAGCGCTCTACCTATTACGCCCGCGGCTTCGAAATCAACGACCTGCAATTCGACGGCATTCCCACCAATGTCTCGGAAAACTACTCGATGGACGTCATGTCCACCGCCAACATGGCCATCTACGACCGGGTGGAGATCGTGCGCGGGGCCAACGGCTTGATGCAGGGCACCGGCAACCCGTCGGCGGCCATCAACCTGGTGCGCAAACGGCCGACCCGGGACTTTCGCCTCAGCGCGGAGCTGGGTACGGGCTCCTGGGACAACTACCGCAGTCAGGTCGACGTCTCCGGCCCGCTCACCGACGACGGGCGCGTGCGCGGGCGCGCCGTGGCCTACTACAACACGGCTAACAGCTTTCGCGACGGTGCAGGCAAGGACAACCAGTTGCTGTATCTGGTGGGCGAAGCCGACCTTGATGACGCCACCACCCTGACCGTGGGTGCCACCCTGCAGCAGGACCGCAACAACGGTTATGACTGGGGCGGGCTCAACACCCGTGTCGACGGTTCGTTCTACCCGCTGTCGCGTTCAGCCTCGTTGGCCGGCAAGTGGGCGTACCTGGACAAGACCAATTACACCGTCTTCAGCGACCTCACCCACCAGTTCGACAACGACTGGAAACTGACCCTGGCGGTGAACGCCATCAGCTCCGACGCGCAGTTTCTTTCCTCGTACCCGGCGCGGGTCACCAGCAACACCAGCGGCAACCAGTACACCCTGCCCATTTCCAAGGTGGGTTACGACGACCGGCAGTACGGCTTCGACCTCTACGCTACCGGCCCCTTCAGCGCGCTGGGGCGTGAGCATCAGTTGGTGTTCGGGGCCAACCTGCGCCGCGATGATTTCGACGCTGCCATCTACAAGGCCACCAACACGCCGTCCATCGACATCACCTCATTTGACTGGGACAGCATCGCCACGCCCATCGTCAACCCGGCCAGCCGCGCCGACTACAACTACGTGCGCAAGGAAAAAGGCGTGTACGGCGCAACCCGGCTGAGCCTCACCGATTCGCTGAGCCTGATACTGGGCAGCCGCGTGAGCTGGTCCGATTACGCCATCGACAGCCCCTCCACCGTAGACAGTTACAAGGAAAACCGTCACGTGGTGCCCTATGCCGGGCTGGTGTTCGACCTGGACACCCACCACACGCTATATGCCAGCTACACCGAGATCTACAAGACCCAGAGCTACTTCGGCGTGGGCAACAAGCTGCTGGCGCCCATCGAAGGCGAAAACTACGAAGCAGGCATCAAGGGCGAGTACTTCGGCGGCCGCCTCAACACCTCCTTGGCGCTGTTCCAGACCAACCTTACCCACATGCCGGAAGCCATCGCTGGCGCCAGTACCTGCGGCGTCACCGGCACCAGCAGTTGTTACGAGGAAGGCGGCAAGGTTCGCAACAACGGCTTTGAAATCGAGATCAATGGCCAGCCCGCCGAAGGCTGGAACCTGGGCGCCGGGTTCACCTACAGCGACCCGGAGTACGTAGCGGGCAAGAACAAGGGCACCGACTACTACACGCGTATCCCACGCCGACTGCTGAAACTGTCCACCGACTATCGCTTGCCGGGCAGCCTCAATCAGTGGCGCGCGGGTGGCGAGGTGTTCGCGCAAAGCCGCACCTACTCACAGGCCAGTACTTACGACATCGAACAAGGCGGCTATGCGCTGGTCAATCTGCACCTCAACTACCAGATCGACGAGCACTTCAACGTGCAGTACAACCTCAATAACGCGCTGGACCGGACCTATTACCAGACCTTACCGACCTCGAACAACTTTGGCGGTTTGTTCTATGGCGAGCCGAGAAATTTCGCGGTGACCTTACGCTATCAATATTGA